A single region of the Streptomyces sp. NBC_00425 genome encodes:
- a CDS encoding cupin domain-containing protein codes for MTHSFALHVPDAALEPDPLDPAQIVCGSPEVSGTVVWESDDGRQIRGIWQITPGVVTDTEADELFVVISGSATVEVEGGPTLTVGPGDMAVLREGDRTTWTVHETLRKVYAINR; via the coding sequence ACGCCGCCCTCGAACCCGACCCGCTCGACCCCGCCCAGATCGTCTGCGGCTCCCCCGAGGTCAGCGGCACGGTGGTGTGGGAGTCCGACGACGGCCGGCAGATCCGGGGGATCTGGCAGATCACCCCGGGCGTGGTCACCGACACCGAGGCGGACGAGCTGTTCGTCGTGATCAGCGGTTCGGCGACCGTCGAGGTCGAGGGCGGACCGACGCTGACGGTGGGCCCCGGGGACATGGCGGTGCTGCGCGAGGGCGACCGCACGACGTGGACGGTCCACGAGACGTTGCGCAAGGTCTACGCGATCAACCGGTGA